One Thermoanaerobacter pseudethanolicus ATCC 33223 DNA window includes the following coding sequences:
- a CDS encoding PfkB family carbohydrate kinase — MALTQREKEILRFIKKNPMISQEELAQLMGISRSAVAGHIANLMKKGFILGRGYVVRDFKGVTVVGGANIDIKGKPYSELKQHTSNPGHINIAPGGVGRNIAHNLAQLSLPVTLLSVVGNDDEGRRLLEETRQAGVNVEQIVISNTRRTGIYLAILNAIGDMDVALSGMDILEELNIQYLESKMEVIKNSEIVVFDTNIPEDSIKYIVELCYNNNIPVVAEPVSIDKAKKLIGVLDKIDYVTPNKEELESISGVKIANDEDMKKAVKYLRQKGVKNVIVTLGERGVYISSEEVEKFIEPYQAEIVDATGAGDALTAGLVYGIFNGYTLDVSAKLGLAAASLTISSPYTVNPFLNENQLKNIVKEIVK, encoded by the coding sequence GTGGCATTGACACAGAGGGAAAAAGAGATATTGAGATTTATAAAGAAAAATCCAATGATTTCTCAAGAAGAATTAGCACAGCTTATGGGTATTAGTAGATCTGCAGTTGCAGGGCACATAGCAAACCTCATGAAAAAGGGCTTTATATTAGGAAGAGGCTATGTAGTGAGGGACTTTAAAGGTGTTACTGTAGTTGGAGGAGCAAATATAGATATAAAAGGTAAACCCTATTCAGAGCTTAAGCAGCATACTTCAAATCCAGGACACATAAACATAGCACCTGGTGGTGTAGGACGAAATATTGCTCACAACCTTGCACAGCTTAGCTTACCTGTTACACTTTTGAGCGTTGTAGGTAATGATGATGAAGGAAGAAGGCTTCTTGAGGAGACAAGGCAAGCAGGGGTAAATGTTGAACAGATTGTAATTTCAAATACAAGGCGTACAGGTATATATCTTGCCATTCTTAATGCAATTGGTGATATGGATGTGGCTCTTTCGGGAATGGACATTTTAGAAGAGTTAAATATACAATATCTTGAGTCCAAGATGGAAGTTATAAAAAATAGTGAGATTGTAGTTTTTGATACAAATATTCCTGAAGACAGCATCAAATATATTGTGGAGCTTTGCTACAATAATAATATTCCTGTAGTGGCAGAGCCCGTTTCCATCGACAAAGCAAAAAAATTAATAGGTGTACTTGACAAAATCGATTATGTAACTCCAAATAAAGAAGAACTTGAATCGATATCTGGAGTTAAAATAGCAAATGATGAGGATATGAAAAAAGCAGTTAAATATTTAAGACAAAAAGGTGTCAAAAATGTCATAGTAACTTTAGGAGAAAGAGGGGTATATATTTCTTCAGAAGAAGTTGAAAAATTTATAGAACCATATCAAGCCGAAATTGTTGATGCTACAGGTGCAGGAGATGCTTTGACGGCTGGCTTGGTCTATGGTATTTTTAATGGCTATACTCTGGATGTATCGGCAAAACTTGGTCTTGCTGCGGCATCTCTTACAATATCCTCACCTTATACAGTAAATCCATTTTTAAATGAAAATCAATTAAAAAATAT
- a CDS encoding AzlD domain-containing protein, which produces MGTKFIISVIGMFLVTYIPRFMPVYGLTKIELPQAVKSFLEYVPVAVLSALLFPVIFIKDGKLFLDLSNVYLFSAIPTFIAAYFTRKLFTPVVVGIVSYVILSYIIK; this is translated from the coding sequence ATGGGTACGAAATTTATAATAAGTGTTATTGGAATGTTTTTAGTGACATATATTCCGCGATTTATGCCTGTTTATGGCTTAACTAAAATAGAACTTCCTCAAGCTGTAAAGTCGTTTCTTGAGTATGTGCCTGTAGCAGTTCTTTCAGCTCTTTTATTTCCGGTAATTTTTATTAAAGATGGAAAATTATTTTTAGATTTATCAAATGTATATTTATTTTCAGCAATACCGACATTTATAGCTGCATATTTTACGAGGAAGCTATTTACACCTGTTGTTGTTGGTATTGTTAGCTATGTGATTTTATCATATATTATTAAGTAG
- a CDS encoding AzlC family ABC transporter permease — MIVDGDVRKSINGVKSALPIVLGYLPIGFAYGLVGVKSGFTISQVVALSLFVYAGSAQFIAISLLSAGTNIVTLVSTIFIVNLRHFLYSTSLSQYMKHISRKHIPILSFFITDETYAVAITDLQTNSEYTEGYFYQLFLTSYTAWVFASFLGAVSATLIGGSINVGLDFALPAMYIALLLMQISGYKKVFISVFSGLLSITLMFVLPGNTNVIVAALIGAGMGVLVDKWVRNL; from the coding sequence ATGATAGTAGATGGTGATGTTAGGAAGAGTATAAATGGAGTTAAAAGTGCACTACCTATTGTGTTAGGATATTTGCCAATAGGCTTTGCTTATGGACTCGTTGGTGTGAAAAGCGGTTTTACTATTTCACAAGTGGTGGCATTGTCTCTTTTTGTATATGCTGGTTCAGCACAATTTATTGCCATAAGTTTGCTTAGTGCAGGAACAAATATTGTTACACTAGTGTCTACAATATTTATAGTAAATTTGAGGCACTTTTTATATAGCACATCGCTATCGCAGTATATGAAACACATATCGAGGAAACATATACCAATATTATCTTTTTTTATTACTGATGAGACATATGCTGTTGCGATTACAGATTTGCAAACTAACTCTGAATATACTGAAGGTTATTTCTACCAACTATTTTTAACCTCGTATACTGCCTGGGTATTTGCTTCATTTTTAGGTGCTGTATCAGCAACTTTGATAGGAGGCTCTATAAACGTAGGGCTTGATTTTGCACTTCCAGCGATGTACATTGCCTTGCTACTTATGCAAATATCAGGGTATAAAAAAGTTTTTATAAGTGTCTTTTCGGGGTTGTTGTCTATAACTTTGATGTTTGTATTACCGGGAAATACAAATGTCATTGTAGCCGCATTAATAGGTGCAGGAATGGGGGTATTGGTTGACAAATGGGTACGAAATTTATAA